Within Thermoprotei archaeon, the genomic segment CTTGCGATTGAGGCTGTAGCTTCCGGTCTTAAAACTACTTTTCTACCACTTAAATCATTGAAAACGTACATTCTCTCTTTAATTTCTCCTCCGGATTTTGCAGCAAAAAGTTCATAACTTTCTATTGTTGGTAATATTACTTCGTCATAACCATAAAGTTTTGCTAACTTGCGAGCTCTATCCATTAATGATACTAACATTTGCGATTCGTTAGGAAGTATATCTCTCATCCCGCGTACTGTTTGGAACTCAGGCATTTAGATCACTCTTCCAATAACAAAAGCGATCAAGGATAAAAGCATTGCTTTCAAAAGACCATTTTTCACAATGTATGCATTTTTAGGATCAAGATTTCTTAATAATTTAATCATATAATAAATAAAAATGATGTCTGCGAACATAACAATGATAATATATGAGATACCAAGCAAACCAAAAACATATGGAAGAGGACTTAATGCTATAGCGCTCAGAATGAACGCAGTTGCAGCTCTACCAGCAGTTTTACTACCATAAACTATAGCGATTGTCTTTATGCCTGCTATTCTATCACCTGATATATCAGCAATGCCTTTTACAATTTCACGTCCAACATTAGATAAAAACGCAAGAATACTAAGAAGTATTGGAGTGACCCAAATACTATCGTATAGGTTTATTATATAATTGATACTTACATAAATTTGTGAATTACTTATGAAACCAGTTAAAACCCATGCAACAGAACCGCCAAAAATAAAGGGAATGGCTGTGTCGAACGCAACCATAAGATTACCTATGAATCCCATTCTCTTACCCCATATATTATATATTAATGAAACGATTAAGGCTATGGCTGCTATTATTAATGGTAGAAGACCTAAGTATAATGATAAAAAGATACCAATGCTTATCAGCACAGCCGCTAAAGATAAAGCTTCATCAGGTTTTACAATACCTTTTACTAATGGTCTATCAGGTCTATTGATCAAATCTATAGGTCGATCAACATAATCATTTACTATCATAGAGGCACCGTTAAGTGCGAAACCAATAATAAAAATAATAAGTATTGTTCTAATATCAATAAAGAAACCCATTACCACAAAGGCACCAATAAACGCCGCAATCCCCATCATGAGCCCATTAAGAGGTCTGGTCATTTTTATTAGATCAATAATTTTCTCGATAGTCCCCATCACACATGCACCTCACTTACCTCATAATAAGCAATGTCACCTTGCGCATCTATAATAGCTATTACCAAATCTTTCCTAGAGTCTCTAGCATTCTTAACCATGTCCATTAATTTTTTCATAAAAATTGGTTCACCCTCAACAAGGACCCTAACTAAATACTTCGCTGGTTCTTTGCCAGGCTTAGCATCCCTTTCATAAACCCTAAACTCAATATCATCATGTGCAAAACCAGATTTAACTATATACCCCCTATTCCTTAAATCACTATAAATTGTGTACTTTATCCATAGTTTCTGATCAATCTTAGAAAGGCGATCAATAGATTCTTCAGGAGTTAAGACACGATCGTTGTCAATAAGAATGATATTTCCTTTTTCAATTAAGTATAATGCCTCAAAAGTCTCTAATTTTAATTGATGATTAACGATGACACCATAACCTGAATCATAAAGTTCTTTAATCATCTTCGGATCATCAATTATTATCTCATTATCCTTAATCTTCGTCTGGCCCTTTTGCTCTACCACACTTATACTTCAAAAATATTCCTTAAAAACTTAAACTCATTGATGTTGGTACTACCACATACTTCTAAATAATTTCATTGTGAGAAAAGGATTTAAAATTCGACATACCAGGCTAAAGAAATCCAAAAGAATGATGTTCATCAGTAAGAAATAATAAAGCGTAGTTTTATATTTAAGAGTATTAACTATAATTCGGTGTCTGTGCGGTGAATGTTCCTCTCGTTAAAGTGTCTGAGAATATTTGGGAAATACCTATGAATTATAGTCCAGACATGAGAGTGCCTGTTAGAGTTTATGCTAGTGAGGAATTATTAGGCAAGATGAGGAGTGATAGAACATTATGGCAGGCTAGTAATGTAGCAAAATTACCAGGTATACAGAAATTTGCAGTTGTTATGCCAGACGGTCATGAGGGTTATGGTTTTCCGGTAGGTGGAGTGGCTGCATTTGATTATGAAGAGGGCATAGTCAGTCCGGGTGGAATAGGTTATGATATTAACTGTGGTGTCAGGCTCATTCGAACAAGTTTGACAAAAAAAGATGTAATACCAAAATTAAAACAATTAGTTGATTTATTGTATGAAAATATACCGTCCGGAGTAGGTAGTGAAGGAAAAATAAAGGCCAGTATGCAACAATTAGACGAAATACTTTTGGGAGGAGCTCAACGTGTTATTGAAATGGGATACGGCTGGAGTGAGGATAAATACAGAATTGAAGAGTATGGGAAGCTTCCCTACGCAGATCCAAGCAAAGTTTCCATAACAGCTAAACGACGTGGTGCACCAGAAACTGGAACTCTAGGTAGCGGAAACCATTTTCTTGAGGTTGATATAGTAAGGGAAGTTTATGATGAAGAAGCAGCAAAAGCATTCGGACTTTTTGAAGGACAAATCACTGTATTAGTACATTGTGGTTCTAGAGGGCTCGGTCATCAAGTATGCAGTGACTATTTAAAAATACTAGAAGGTTATGCTCGACAAAAAAACATTAAACTGCCTGATAGAGAACTTGCATATGCATTTCTTAAGGATAGAGCAGCTCAAGATTATATAGGTGCTATGGCTTCCGCAGCAAACTTTGCATTTGCAAACAGACAATTCATAACATACTGGGTCAGAGAAACGTTTGAAAAAATATTTAGACAAACTGCAGAAAGCCTTGAGATGCATCTTGTATACGATGTAGCTCATAACATATTAAAAATCGAGGAACATGATGTTAATGGGAAACGTTTGAAACTAGCAGTCCACCGAAAAGGCGCTACACGAAGTTTCCCCAAAGACCATCCAGAACTCATACCACAGTATAAGCCTGTAGGACAGCCTGTGCTTATTCCTGGTTCGATGGGGACAGCAAGCTGGGTTTTGGTCGGTAATGAGCAAGCTATGCAGATGTCTTTTGGAAGCACAGCGCATGGAGCTGGTAGAACAATGAGCCGAGCAGCTGCGACGAGGACACATAATTATCGCAAACTACTTGAAGAACTAAACACACGTGGTATATATATAAGAGCTGAAAACGTTGGGACAGTAGTGGAAGAAGCACCAGATGCGTACAAAAATGTAGATGAGGTAGTAGAGGTTACAAGTAATGTAGGAATTGCGAGAAAAGTTGCCAAACTCACACCAATAGGAGTTGTAAAAGGCTAGGAAACATAAAACACGATAAATGTTTTTGAATTTAAAAACATTAGATTACTATTGGTTCGATATTTTTGAATTTACAAAACTCTAATAAATTATCTACATGATAACCATACACCAAAATCTGATGGTTACCTAATGCGTTTGAGATAAACTTTTCTATATCACCATTAAGTTTGATCTCTACCTGTGTTCTACAAAGGTTCTTATCATTAAGATCATTTTTAACAATCTTTCCAGTAGTTACAGTCATTTTATTCAAATTTTTTCCTCCTAATCGCACGAGAGTTATGTCGGATTTCTTTAATAAACCTTGAATACTAACACTTTTACCTGACTCAAAATGGCTTCTCAAAAAACTTTTCTTTAAATCATCTAGCATCTTTGTAGCTACAGTACAGTGCGCTAAGGTTATAGTGTTATCTTTTGGATTAATCCTAACAACATTCGCCATCCAGACAGGTTCTTTAGTTAATTCATGAACAATCATCATAGTAAGAACGGAATCTAAGTCAGACTCACAACCAGCAACTATTCCGTCATCGTTACTCAAACTAACACCGATACAAGCTGTTACATTATAAGCAATAAGATCAAAACATCTAACAGTGATACCAGAAGCATTATATTGAGACGTCAAATTTTTTATTGCAAAATAAAATTCAGCAGCTTTAACCAAATCCTCCATGTTAGGTTCAATAATTCCTCCAAATTTATTTTTTAATTCATTTACAATATTTTTAGCATCATCCTCACGAACATTTTTAGCATTTTCAATTAAATCAGATACCTCTAATTTGATCACATCAATTCCAAACCTACTTTTTATGATCTCTGGATTTTTACTAGTTAGTATCCATGGTGATGGCAAACCTATTTGAATAAGTTTACTATTCTCAATGTTGTATATGACTTTGCATATATCAATGAATTTTCTTATATCATGCAAAATATCTCGATCAAGATTGGAATAGATCAATTTTACAGGAAGACCTTCATCATGTAATACTGCATATGCTTCTATTGACGATGCCAGTGAATTATTACTTGGATGAGCAACTAAGAGTACCGGTTTTTCAAGAGATCGCGCAATTGACTTAATAATCCTCTCAGTACCACCAGTAGCAACAACAATAATTGCACCAGCTAAAATAGACTTTAGTCTTTCAACAATTTGATCAGCTGCTATAACATTGGTCACGATGCCAGCATTTTCTAAACCAACATTTTCTAAATCCTCTTTCAACGCACTAACTTTTTTAAAAACATCTTGGGCTATCTCACTCTGATACCCCATCATAGATGAAACCACTATTAACAATATTTTAGATTGTTTCATATACACACGTATAATTTATAAAAACAGCTTAAATAACTTTTGTATTTAAAAAAGTAAATCTTACTTAAAAACTTGGCAAAAAGAGTCTCCTTCACGTTGAAGGCCAGGCTTTCGGTTGTACAGGAAAAGATATACAATGATTTCATGAAATAGTGGTTGTTTGATTTAATTTTTCCATTAGTCTTCTATGCAAGTTTTGTAGTATTTTTCTTCTGTCTTCCATGAGTACTACATCACTATACCCTTGT encodes:
- a CDS encoding UbiA family prenyltransferase → MGTIEKIIDLIKMTRPLNGLMMGIAAFIGAFVVMGFFIDIRTILIIFIIGFALNGASMIVNDYVDRPIDLINRPDRPLVKGIVKPDEALSLAAVLISIGIFLSLYLGLLPLIIAAIALIVSLIYNIWGKRMGFIGNLMVAFDTAIPFIFGGSVAWVLTGFISNSQIYVSINYIINLYDSIWVTPILLSILAFLSNVGREIVKGIADISGDRIAGIKTIAIVYGSKTAGRAATAFILSAIALSPLPYVFGLLGISYIIIVMFADIIFIYYMIKLLRNLDPKNAYIVKNGLLKAMLLSLIAFVIGRVI
- the endA gene encoding tRNA-intron lyase, with amino-acid sequence MVEQKGQTKIKDNEIIIDDPKMIKELYDSGYGVIVNHQLKLETFEALYLIEKGNIILIDNDRVLTPEESIDRLSKIDQKLWIKYTIYSDLRNRGYIVKSGFAHDDIEFRVYERDAKPGKEPAKYLVRVLVEGEPIFMKKLMDMVKNARDSRKDLVIAIIDAQGDIAYYEVSEVHV
- a CDS encoding RtcB family protein; amino-acid sequence: MNYSPDMRVPVRVYASEELLGKMRSDRTLWQASNVAKLPGIQKFAVVMPDGHEGYGFPVGGVAAFDYEEGIVSPGGIGYDINCGVRLIRTSLTKKDVIPKLKQLVDLLYENIPSGVGSEGKIKASMQQLDEILLGGAQRVIEMGYGWSEDKYRIEEYGKLPYADPSKVSITAKRRGAPETGTLGSGNHFLEVDIVREVYDEEAAKAFGLFEGQITVLVHCGSRGLGHQVCSDYLKILEGYARQKNIKLPDRELAYAFLKDRAAQDYIGAMASAANFAFANRQFITYWVRETFEKIFRQTAESLEMHLVYDVAHNILKIEEHDVNGKRLKLAVHRKGATRSFPKDHPELIPQYKPVGQPVLIPGSMGTASWVLVGNEQAMQMSFGSTAHGAGRTMSRAAATRTHNYRKLLEELNTRGIYIRAENVGTVVEEAPDAYKNVDEVVEVTSNVGIARKVAKLTPIGVVKG